In the Flavobacterium acetivorans genome, one interval contains:
- a CDS encoding DNA-binding protein, whose translation MEEIITKEDLRQFGLQLLDKMRIIVQETTHAQTEIAQSEWLKSKAVKKLLDISAGSVQNLRVTQKVRFKKVLGSYYYNKEDLQKLFNDEPNK comes from the coding sequence ATGGAAGAAATTATAACAAAAGAAGATTTAAGGCAGTTTGGTCTGCAATTATTAGATAAAATGCGCATTATAGTTCAAGAGACCACTCATGCGCAAACGGAAATAGCACAGTCAGAATGGCTCAAAAGTAAGGCAGTCAAAAAGCTGCTGGATATTTCTGCAGGTTCAGTGCAGAATCTCAGAGTGACACAGAAAGTCCGATTTAAAAAAGTTTTGGGTTCGTATTATTACAATAAAGAAGATCTTCAAAAACTTTTCAATGATGAACCAAACAAATAA
- a CDS encoding helix-turn-helix domain-containing protein — protein MSSNIEVIRICEHCKKQFIARTTRTRYCSHICNSRGYKSMVRKGKVEKSNNEIVQLLNTDLEKIKPLEFLKITQATLLFGISRSTLYRLVNNGQLDIAKFGKRTVIRRCDLEAFFAIPVQDVTLKTGQQFPGFDNCYTITEIQQKYNISSGALYLLIQRQCIVKYSVGKFTCVAKQDIDIIFNAGDR, from the coding sequence ATGAGTTCTAACATTGAGGTTATCAGAATTTGTGAGCACTGCAAAAAACAGTTCATAGCCAGAACAACGCGTACACGGTATTGTTCGCACATTTGCAACAGCCGTGGTTATAAATCAATGGTGCGCAAAGGAAAAGTAGAAAAAAGCAATAACGAGATCGTTCAGCTTTTAAACACAGATTTAGAAAAAATAAAGCCACTTGAGTTTTTAAAAATTACTCAGGCAACCCTTCTTTTTGGAATCAGCAGAAGTACGCTTTACAGGTTAGTTAACAATGGACAGCTGGACATTGCAAAGTTTGGCAAACGAACTGTTATCCGCAGATGCGATCTTGAAGCTTTTTTTGCAATTCCTGTACAGGATGTAACCTTGAAAACTGGACAGCAATTTCCTGGTTTTGACAATTGCTATACTATAACGGAAATTCAACAGAAGTATAATATTTCTTCAGGAGCGCTCTATCTATTGATTCAACGGCAGTGTATAGTAAAATATTCCGTTGGAAAATTCACCTGTGTAGCCAAACAGGATATTGATATAATTTTTAATGCTGGGGACAGATGA